In Chryseobacterium camelliae, one DNA window encodes the following:
- a CDS encoding M13 family metallopeptidase produces the protein MKKLNIGILALCGIVFLNSCGTKAGADKSQQPEATAVVAEPVKEEAKEEGINLSYMDKSVRPQDDFFNYVNGNWVKTTQIPSDKASWGSFNALRENVDDNSLDILNKILSESYSDGSEGKKIQNLYASFMDVDKRNAEGLAPIKGDLAKIDAIKNLNDLQKYLLEATKVGDNSFYGWRVGADMKNSKMNAVYLGGPDLGLGRDYYQKVNEANTKTLAEYQNYVGKLFGVLGYKNSSQAAQNVVAFEKQLANYLLTLEQNRDANLRYNPKNVSELSGLVKNINLAKYLKEAGVNTDKVIVGELKYYQNMDQFLNQKNLPLVKDYLKYHLINGNASNLDNNLEQIRFDFYSRYLQGQKEQRPMNKRGLSLVNGVLGEAFGKLYVEKYFTPEAKAQMETYIDYILKSFKQHINDMDWMSPETKVKAQEKLSKFTVKIAYPDKWKDYSALQVESPKQGATLYSNLQNVAAWQYQRNLDKVGKPVDKTEWGMTPQTVNAYYSGSNNEIVFPAAILQPPFYNPKADAAVNFGGIGAVIGHEISHGFDDSGSRFDGDGNLNNWWTDADRKNFDAKVGQLAAQYSQYEPVKGSFVNGKFTSGENIGDLGGVAVAYDALQMYLKDHGNPGPISGFTQDQRFFMSWATVWRTKSTDQYMVNQVKTDPHSPGVFRAYGPLVNQDSFIKAFDIKPGDKMYKAPEERIKIW, from the coding sequence ATGAAAAAACTGAATATCGGAATACTTGCCCTTTGCGGGATTGTATTTTTAAACTCATGTGGCACTAAGGCCGGCGCTGACAAATCTCAGCAGCCTGAAGCTACAGCAGTGGTAGCAGAACCGGTGAAGGAGGAAGCAAAAGAAGAGGGAATCAATTTATCCTATATGGATAAAAGCGTGCGTCCGCAGGATGATTTTTTCAATTATGTAAACGGGAACTGGGTGAAAACCACTCAGATTCCATCTGATAAAGCTAGCTGGGGTTCTTTCAATGCTTTGAGAGAAAATGTGGATGACAATTCCCTTGATATCCTGAACAAAATCCTTTCTGAAAGTTATTCAGACGGATCCGAAGGAAAGAAAATCCAGAACCTGTATGCTTCTTTCATGGATGTCGATAAAAGAAATGCAGAAGGCCTGGCTCCCATCAAAGGTGATCTTGCGAAGATTGATGCTATTAAAAACCTGAACGACCTTCAGAAATACCTTCTGGAAGCTACAAAAGTGGGTGATAATTCATTCTACGGATGGAGGGTAGGAGCAGATATGAAGAATTCCAAAATGAATGCGGTATATCTGGGAGGCCCGGATCTGGGGCTCGGAAGAGATTACTACCAGAAAGTAAACGAAGCCAATACGAAAACGCTTGCGGAATACCAGAATTATGTAGGAAAGCTGTTCGGGGTACTCGGTTACAAGAATTCTTCACAGGCTGCTCAGAATGTAGTCGCTTTTGAGAAGCAGCTGGCTAACTATCTTTTAACGCTTGAGCAGAACAGGGATGCCAATCTGAGGTACAATCCTAAAAACGTATCTGAACTTTCAGGGCTGGTTAAAAATATCAACCTTGCCAAGTACCTTAAAGAAGCAGGCGTAAATACCGATAAGGTTATTGTAGGGGAACTGAAATACTACCAGAACATGGATCAGTTCCTGAACCAGAAAAACCTCCCGCTGGTAAAGGACTACCTGAAATATCACCTGATCAATGGCAACGCAAGCAATCTGGATAACAACCTGGAGCAGATCAGGTTTGATTTCTATTCCAGATACCTTCAGGGACAAAAAGAGCAGAGGCCGATGAACAAAAGAGGTCTTTCCCTTGTTAATGGTGTATTGGGAGAAGCGTTCGGGAAACTTTATGTGGAAAAATATTTCACTCCTGAAGCCAAAGCCCAGATGGAAACGTACATTGACTACATCCTGAAATCTTTCAAGCAGCACATCAATGATATGGACTGGATGTCGCCTGAAACCAAAGTGAAGGCGCAGGAAAAACTATCAAAATTCACCGTAAAAATTGCCTATCCTGATAAGTGGAAAGACTATTCCGCATTACAGGTGGAATCTCCTAAACAGGGTGCTACCCTTTATTCCAATCTACAGAATGTGGCAGCATGGCAGTACCAGAGAAATCTTGATAAAGTAGGGAAGCCGGTAGATAAAACCGAATGGGGAATGACACCTCAGACCGTAAATGCATACTACAGCGGATCTAACAACGAAATTGTATTCCCTGCTGCCATTCTTCAGCCGCCGTTCTATAATCCTAAGGCAGATGCCGCCGTGAACTTCGGGGGAATTGGTGCTGTAATCGGGCATGAAATTTCCCATGGGTTTGACGACAGCGGTTCCAGGTTTGACGGCGACGGAAACCTGAATAACTGGTGGACAGATGCAGACCGCAAGAACTTCGATGCCAAAGTAGGACAGCTTGCTGCCCAATACAGCCAGTATGAGCCGGTAAAAGGAAGCTTTGTCAACGGTAAGTTTACCAGTGGGGAAAATATCGGCGACTTAGGAGGAGTAGCTGTAGCATATGATGCTTTGCAGATGTATCTGAAGGACCACGGAAACCCTGGACCGATCAGCGGGTTTACTCAGGACCAAAGGTTTTTCATGAGCTGGGCAACGGTGTGGAGAACCAAATCCACAGACCAGTACATGGTGAACCAGGTAAAGACCGATCCGCATTCACCGGGAGTTTTCAGGGCATATGGACCATTGGTGAACCAGGATTCGTTCATCAAGGCCTTCGATATCAAACCGGGAGACAAAATGTACAAGGCTCCTGAGGAAAGGATAAAAATCTGGTAG
- a CDS encoding polysaccharide deacetylase family protein produces the protein MEHSKQIFQTENKKRWRNVKWGSRIFIFLAVLLFIALGLMMKLDRSPKIPFKEDYKAVITASRPYLQENKISKEYKGFRSFISEKNIHTNIAKIEKAKEERFKNQNRNWAQFPGGIRSAFYVAWDPQSLMSLKRNIRHVNLVFPEWFFLDPKSGDLKTNVDPEGYKIIRRTGVAAMPMLSNNADREFRSEGLSQVLKDPQKRTQLINKIMAQCLKFHFKGINVDFENIGLDSDEYLIAFMKELSGTFRKNGLMITMDIMTDNDDYNIRKLDPYVDYFVLMAYDEYSADSDAGPVSSQKWIEAQTGKILKKTTPGKIILGLGAYGYDWSTNPDDNTSVTYMQAITKASASKATINFDDNTFNLDYSYTDAKNNTHTVFFNDAASIFNTMRFSSEYPLAGTALWRLGSEDSRVWNFYDKDLTSAGMSKINFKDLENVKGQTMVDYIGDGEVLDVLNTPHDGKIVLETDPKEKIITDETYKTYPSSYEVKKYGEAPQKELVLTFDDGPDETYTPQILDVLSKYHVPAAFFLVGLNAEKNLPLVKRIYREGHEIGNHTFTHENVARVSPERALLELKLTRLLIECVTGHSTILFRAPYNADSEPTTPEEIIPVALARKQNYLDIGENIDPEDWQPGIKADEIVKRVMEGLHQRKGNIILLHDAGGDTREETVKALKIMIPALQKQGYHFTNLTSILHKSKNELMPEVPKTRAYYVMQLNLVLATVIYGISHFLVALFTVFIALGIIRLILMAYWAVQEKRRDKEKGRFPVLDAYPKVSIMVPAYNEEVNIVSSLGNLLNQTYPNFDVIMIDDGSKDSTYQKAQEAFAGHPKLKIFTKSNGGKATALNYGISRTDAEYVVCIDADTKLQRDALKFLMARFLNAAPEEKIAAVAGNVKVGNPVNWLTKWQAIEYTTSQNFDRLAYSYINAITVIPGAIGAFRKAAVDEVGGYSSDTLAEDCDITVKMLKKGYRIANENRAVAVTEAPETVKQFLKQRFRWTYGIMQMFWKQKQTFLNPEYKGLGLWAMPNILLFQYIIPFFSPMADLIMFFGLLSGNGSKILVYYLLFLLVDASLAIVAFIMQKEKMWNLIYIVPQRFGYRWLMYIVLFRSLRRALKGEMQAWGFLKRTGNVTEINASRIS, from the coding sequence GTGGAACACTCAAAACAAATTTTTCAGACTGAGAATAAAAAACGCTGGAGGAATGTAAAGTGGGGATCAAGAATTTTTATCTTTCTCGCGGTACTGCTCTTCATTGCGCTGGGTCTGATGATGAAGCTGGACAGAAGTCCAAAAATTCCCTTTAAGGAAGATTACAAGGCCGTAATAACAGCCAGCCGGCCTTACCTTCAGGAAAATAAGATATCCAAAGAATATAAAGGATTCAGAAGCTTTATCTCCGAAAAAAATATCCATACCAATATTGCCAAAATAGAAAAGGCAAAAGAAGAACGCTTCAAAAACCAGAACCGGAACTGGGCACAGTTTCCGGGAGGCATCCGTTCTGCATTTTATGTGGCCTGGGACCCGCAGTCGCTGATGTCGCTCAAAAGGAATATCCGGCATGTGAACCTGGTATTTCCGGAATGGTTTTTCCTGGACCCCAAATCCGGAGATCTAAAGACCAATGTAGACCCGGAAGGATACAAAATCATCAGGAGGACCGGTGTTGCAGCTATGCCTATGCTGAGTAATAATGCCGACCGTGAGTTCCGTTCAGAAGGGCTTTCTCAGGTGCTGAAGGATCCGCAGAAGAGAACGCAGCTGATCAATAAAATAATGGCCCAGTGTCTTAAATTTCATTTCAAGGGAATCAATGTAGACTTTGAAAACATCGGTCTGGATTCCGATGAATACCTTATTGCATTCATGAAAGAACTTTCAGGAACGTTCAGAAAGAACGGACTGATGATAACCATGGATATCATGACGGATAACGATGATTATAACATCCGTAAGCTGGATCCCTATGTAGATTATTTTGTGCTGATGGCGTACGATGAGTATTCCGCAGACAGTGATGCAGGACCAGTATCTTCCCAGAAATGGATTGAGGCACAGACCGGTAAAATACTGAAGAAAACTACACCCGGAAAAATTATTTTAGGATTGGGGGCCTACGGGTATGATTGGAGTACGAATCCTGATGACAATACTTCCGTAACGTATATGCAGGCTATTACAAAAGCCAGTGCCAGTAAAGCCACGATTAACTTTGATGACAATACATTCAACCTGGACTATTCCTATACTGACGCCAAAAACAATACGCATACCGTATTTTTTAATGATGCGGCGTCTATCTTTAATACCATGCGTTTCTCGTCCGAGTATCCTCTAGCAGGAACCGCATTATGGAGATTAGGAAGCGAGGACAGCCGGGTATGGAATTTTTATGATAAAGACCTTACGTCTGCAGGAATGTCCAAAATCAATTTCAAAGATCTTGAAAATGTTAAAGGCCAGACCATGGTCGATTATATCGGGGATGGGGAAGTGCTGGATGTCCTGAATACCCCGCATGACGGAAAGATAGTCCTGGAAACGGATCCAAAGGAAAAAATCATCACGGATGAAACCTATAAAACGTATCCCAGCTCTTATGAAGTAAAAAAATATGGCGAAGCACCGCAAAAGGAACTGGTGCTTACTTTCGATGACGGTCCGGATGAAACCTATACCCCGCAGATCCTCGATGTTTTATCCAAATACCACGTTCCGGCAGCCTTCTTCCTCGTAGGCCTGAACGCGGAAAAAAACCTTCCACTGGTAAAAAGGATCTACAGGGAAGGGCACGAAATAGGAAACCATACCTTCACGCATGAAAATGTGGCCAGGGTAAGCCCGGAAAGGGCTCTTCTGGAACTTAAGCTGACCAGGCTTTTGATTGAATGCGTAACTGGTCACAGTACCATACTGTTCCGGGCGCCGTACAATGCCGATTCAGAACCTACCACTCCTGAAGAAATCATTCCGGTGGCACTCGCCAGAAAGCAGAATTACCTCGATATCGGGGAAAATATAGATCCTGAAGACTGGCAGCCGGGGATCAAAGCAGATGAAATAGTAAAAAGGGTCATGGAAGGACTTCATCAGAGAAAAGGAAATATCATCCTTTTGCATGATGCAGGTGGCGATACCAGGGAAGAAACGGTAAAGGCCCTAAAAATCATGATTCCCGCACTCCAGAAACAGGGGTATCATTTTACCAATCTGACCAGCATTCTTCACAAAAGCAAAAACGAACTCATGCCCGAAGTGCCTAAAACAAGAGCATATTATGTCATGCAGCTGAATCTGGTGCTGGCAACCGTGATTTATGGCATCAGCCATTTCCTGGTTGCGCTTTTCACCGTATTTATTGCATTGGGTATCATAAGGCTGATCCTGATGGCTTATTGGGCAGTACAGGAAAAAAGAAGAGACAAAGAGAAAGGAAGGTTTCCGGTACTGGATGCCTATCCTAAGGTTTCCATCATGGTTCCCGCTTATAATGAAGAAGTCAACATCGTCTCATCACTGGGAAATCTTCTGAATCAGACCTATCCTAATTTTGATGTGATCATGATAGACGACGGAAGCAAAGATTCCACCTATCAGAAAGCCCAGGAGGCATTTGCCGGCCATCCGAAGCTCAAGATCTTCACGAAATCCAACGGCGGAAAAGCTACGGCATTAAATTATGGAATATCCCGGACTGATGCAGAATACGTAGTCTGTATTGATGCGGATACCAAGCTCCAGCGGGATGCCCTGAAATTTCTGATGGCGAGGTTCCTTAATGCGGCTCCGGAAGAAAAGATTGCTGCTGTAGCAGGAAACGTAAAGGTTGGAAACCCGGTTAACTGGCTCACCAAATGGCAGGCGATAGAATATACCACCAGCCAGAATTTTGACCGCCTTGCCTATTCATATATCAATGCGATAACCGTTATTCCCGGAGCCATAGGAGCATTCAGAAAAGCAGCAGTGGATGAAGTGGGAGGCTATTCTTCCGATACGCTGGCGGAAGACTGTGATATTACCGTCAAAATGCTGAAAAAAGGCTACCGAATCGCCAATGAAAACAGGGCTGTTGCCGTTACCGAAGCACCCGAAACCGTAAAACAGTTTCTCAAACAGCGCTTCAGATGGACCTATGGTATCATGCAGATGTTCTGGAAACAGAAACAAACCTTCCTGAACCCTGAATACAAAGGGCTAGGACTCTGGGCGATGCCGAATATCCTGCTGTTCCAGTATATCATTCCGTTTTTTTCACCGATGGCTGACCTGATCATGTTTTTCGGGCTGTTGTCGGGGAACGGCAGTAAAATATTGGTATATTACCTGCTTTTCCTTCTCGTGGATGCATCACTCGCCATCGTTGCCTTCATTATGCAGAAAGAAAAAATGTGGAACCTCATCTACATTGTGCCTCAGCGGTTTGGGTACCGGTGGCTGATGTACATCGTCCTTTTCAGGAGCCTGAGGCGTGCGCTGAAGGGAGAGATGCAGGCATGGGGATTCCTGAAACGAACAGGAAATGTAACAGAAATCAATGCTTCCCGGATATCATAA
- a CDS encoding M13 family metallopeptidase, which produces MKKLTFSLFLLAGVSSLNVVTAQSKTNTAAMNLTDKGLDLSMMDKSVRPQDDFYNYVNGSWMKTAKIPSDKPTWGSFNKLAEDTDNNSMTILNSLLKDKFSDGTEGKKIQDLYATYMNMQKRNADGIKPIQANLNKIDAIKNLQDLQNYLISVTKDGENIFYGWGVGADLKDSNMNVVYLGDASLGLGRDYYQKVNEKNTEALAEYTKYVSSMLKELGYKNADAAAKGIVDYEKSIAQTYLTNEQSRDNTLQYNPETMAQLSALVKNVDIPGYLKKVGVNTDKVIIGELGYYKNLDKFINAQNLPVIKDYLKFHLIHGSAGYLSEKLGDMRFAFYGKYLRGQQEQRALNKRGYELINGSLGEAFGKLYVDKYFPAEAKAQMVELIDYLKKSFAVHINNLTWMSAVTKEKAMQKLNKFTVKVAYPDKWKDYSKLNIIPESKGGSLYGNLQNIAEWRYNKDLEKIGKPVDKTEWGMTPQTVNAYYNPVNNEIVFPAAILQPPFFNPKADAAVNFGGIGAVIGHEMSHGFDDSGAQFDADGNLVDWWTPEDKANFEKATKALAAQYDKYEPVKGTTVNGTFTNGENIADLGGVNIAYDALQMYLKDHGNPGPISGYTQDQRFFLSWATVWRTLSSEKYMINQVKTDPHSPGYFRSFGPLTNVDAFYKAFDVKPGDKLYKAPQDRIKIW; this is translated from the coding sequence ATGAAAAAACTGACATTTTCTTTATTTTTATTAGCAGGAGTCTCTTCACTGAATGTAGTGACGGCTCAGTCTAAAACCAATACAGCAGCAATGAACCTTACCGATAAAGGACTGGACCTTAGTATGATGGATAAATCGGTGCGTCCGCAGGATGATTTTTACAACTATGTAAACGGAAGCTGGATGAAAACCGCTAAAATCCCTTCAGATAAACCTACCTGGGGGAGCTTCAATAAACTGGCAGAAGACACGGACAACAATTCAATGACCATCCTCAACTCTCTTCTGAAAGATAAATTTTCAGACGGAACAGAAGGCAAGAAAATCCAGGACCTGTATGCTACATACATGAACATGCAGAAGAGAAATGCAGATGGGATTAAGCCGATCCAGGCCAACCTGAATAAGATCGATGCCATTAAAAACCTTCAGGATCTTCAGAATTACCTGATCTCTGTAACCAAAGACGGGGAAAATATCTTCTACGGATGGGGAGTAGGTGCAGACCTGAAAGATTCCAATATGAACGTGGTATATCTTGGCGATGCTTCTCTGGGATTAGGAAGAGACTATTACCAGAAGGTTAATGAGAAAAATACAGAAGCATTGGCAGAATACACCAAGTATGTATCCTCCATGCTGAAAGAACTGGGATATAAAAATGCTGATGCAGCAGCCAAAGGGATTGTTGACTATGAAAAAAGCATTGCCCAGACTTACCTGACCAATGAGCAGAGCCGTGATAACACGCTTCAGTACAACCCTGAAACGATGGCACAGCTTTCTGCATTGGTTAAAAATGTCGATATTCCGGGATACCTGAAAAAAGTAGGCGTAAATACCGATAAGGTAATTATCGGGGAGCTTGGCTACTATAAAAATCTGGATAAGTTCATCAATGCACAGAACCTTCCTGTCATCAAAGATTACCTGAAGTTCCACCTGATCCACGGAAGTGCTGGTTACCTGAGCGAAAAGCTGGGCGACATGAGGTTTGCTTTCTATGGTAAATACCTGAGAGGCCAGCAGGAGCAAAGGGCACTGAACAAAAGAGGGTATGAGCTGATCAACGGAAGTTTGGGTGAAGCATTCGGGAAACTGTATGTTGACAAATACTTCCCTGCAGAAGCTAAAGCCCAGATGGTTGAATTGATCGACTACCTGAAAAAAAGTTTCGCAGTGCATATCAATAACCTTACCTGGATGTCTGCCGTAACGAAAGAAAAAGCGATGCAGAAGCTGAATAAGTTCACCGTGAAAGTAGCCTATCCGGATAAATGGAAAGACTACTCCAAGCTGAACATTATTCCTGAATCCAAAGGTGGAAGCTTATATGGCAACCTTCAGAATATTGCAGAATGGCGGTACAACAAAGACCTGGAAAAAATCGGGAAACCGGTGGATAAAACCGAGTGGGGAATGACACCGCAGACGGTGAACGCTTATTACAATCCGGTAAACAACGAGATCGTATTCCCTGCGGCGATCCTTCAGCCACCGTTCTTTAATCCTAAAGCGGATGCCGCTGTGAACTTCGGTGGGATTGGTGCGGTAATCGGTCATGAAATGAGCCACGGATTCGATGATTCAGGAGCGCAGTTTGACGCAGACGGAAACCTGGTAGACTGGTGGACACCGGAAGATAAAGCCAATTTTGAAAAGGCAACCAAAGCACTGGCTGCACAGTATGACAAATATGAGCCGGTAAAAGGGACTACGGTAAACGGAACCTTTACCAATGGCGAAAATATCGCAGATTTAGGCGGGGTAAACATCGCTTATGATGCATTACAGATGTACCTTAAGGATCACGGAAACCCCGGACCTATCAGCGGTTATACTCAGGATCAGAGATTCTTCCTGAGCTGGGCTACCGTATGGAGAACCTTATCCAGCGAAAAATATATGATCAATCAGGTGAAAACCGATCCGCATTCACCGGGATACTTCAGAAGCTTCGGTCCGTTAACCAATGTTGATGCGTTCTACAAAGCTTTCGATGTTAAACCTGGAGACAAGCTTTACAAAGCGCCGCAGGACAGGATCAAAATCTGGTAA
- the mutY gene encoding A/G-specific adenine glycosylase, translating into MEHQNRISEFLHVGNKLLSWYKKNARDLPFRQTRDPYKIWICEIVFQQTRISQGLNHYNNFISRFPDVQTLAAADENEVLLYWKGLGYYSRAINIHKAAQQVMDDYHGIFPSEYEEIMKLKGVGKYTAAAISSICFNGKMPAVDGNFYRVLSRLFADDYDISGSGAFAYFSELSKLIMPDNVGDFNQAMMDLGSEICKPKNPLCHSCPVSEDCLAYSLGKVSEFPVKTKKVKTENLQLRYYFVHRNGHFLIQQRKDDFIWKKLFEFPPEIPEEFEKYIVGLQIIGHKLTHKNLCIEIYEVEITSDEAWDSFIAENGYMVTDVEASHEKSFPKPLETYIQKWLRA; encoded by the coding sequence TTGGAACATCAAAACAGAATTTCAGAATTTCTCCATGTAGGAAACAAGCTGCTCAGCTGGTATAAGAAAAATGCGAGAGACCTCCCTTTTAGGCAGACCCGGGATCCGTACAAGATCTGGATCTGCGAAATCGTTTTTCAGCAAACCAGGATCAGCCAGGGCCTGAACCATTATAATAATTTTATCAGCCGTTTTCCGGATGTGCAGACTCTTGCGGCGGCAGATGAGAATGAAGTCCTGTTGTACTGGAAAGGCCTGGGTTACTATTCACGGGCGATCAATATCCACAAGGCGGCACAGCAGGTCATGGATGATTACCATGGCATTTTTCCTTCGGAATATGAGGAGATCATGAAGCTTAAAGGCGTGGGAAAATATACCGCAGCGGCCATTTCCAGCATTTGCTTTAATGGTAAAATGCCTGCCGTTGACGGCAATTTTTACCGTGTTTTGAGCCGGCTTTTTGCGGATGACTATGATATCTCCGGTTCCGGTGCATTTGCCTATTTTTCAGAATTGTCAAAGCTCATCATGCCCGATAATGTCGGGGATTTTAACCAGGCAATGATGGACCTGGGTTCGGAAATATGCAAGCCTAAAAATCCGTTGTGTCATAGCTGTCCGGTCAGCGAAGACTGCCTGGCCTATTCACTCGGTAAAGTATCCGAATTTCCTGTAAAGACTAAAAAAGTAAAAACGGAAAACCTTCAGCTCAGGTATTACTTTGTGCACAGGAACGGACATTTCCTCATTCAGCAACGCAAAGATGACTTTATCTGGAAAAAACTTTTTGAATTCCCTCCGGAAATTCCCGAGGAGTTTGAGAAGTATATCGTAGGACTACAGATCATCGGCCATAAGCTTACCCATAAAAATCTATGTATAGAAATCTATGAAGTGGAAATTACTTCAGACGAAGCATGGGACAGTTTTATTGCAGAAAACGGATATATGGTAACGGATGTGGAAGCTTCGCATGAAAAATCATTTCCCAAACCTTTAGAAACATATATTCAAAAGTGGCTGAGAGCCTGA
- the gldD gene encoding gliding motility lipoprotein GldD has translation MIKNIIFIFVSALLISCGKDPVPKPSGELRLEYPAPKYQKFENNCAYTFEYSDFARITNAKKPCWYYLNYPKMKAKIFVTYYPIKNDFADHIREAEKMVYEHTVKASAIDTKSFEYPDRKVYGNFYELKGQTASNLQFYVTDSTRHFVTAYLYFNSRPKPDSLAPAVDYIKKDMKHLLDTFEWKN, from the coding sequence ATGATTAAAAACATCATTTTTATTTTCGTTTCGGCACTTCTGATATCCTGCGGGAAAGACCCGGTCCCTAAACCCAGCGGTGAACTGCGCCTGGAATATCCGGCCCCGAAATATCAGAAATTTGAAAACAATTGTGCTTATACCTTCGAATATTCAGATTTTGCCAGAATTACCAATGCCAAAAAGCCATGCTGGTATTACCTGAACTATCCGAAGATGAAAGCGAAAATTTTCGTGACCTACTATCCGATTAAAAATGATTTTGCAGATCACATCCGTGAAGCAGAGAAGATGGTTTATGAACATACCGTTAAAGCGAGTGCCATCGATACCAAATCTTTCGAATATCCGGACAGAAAAGTATACGGCAATTTTTACGAGCTGAAAGGGCAGACTGCCTCCAACCTTCAGTTTTATGTGACGGACAGCACCAGGCATTTCGTCACCGCATACCTATATTTCAATTCCAGGCCGAAGCCGGATTCTCTGGCACCTGCAGTGGACTATATCAAAAAAGATATGAAACACCTGCTGGATACCTTTGAATGGAAAAACTGA
- a CDS encoding DUF5458 family protein, with protein MDSKLQAAESQQQGQQQHSAQQKGNALAELNKIGGFGFVESVVDGIANMNPTRKARKEIFLNDSNKADERKELLQKINLWVSLLEGNESADAMAETCKNKAQQADQSLKRNLKNTLDAVRMLETNYRTVAQFYKNTELDKVDNVSIVNASIDQVSDLDNPIFIEAIGEEFKNYYDRLDLRDNYSILAIPGYLGSNKVVEKWAKICNENKVMMVTDFANLDKPDDVVDLFHSANLTGGELHRSNVIMTCNWLVGRGKAEEVGEEENVELPPSTSLAGKIHKTLMSQVAAGKKHGNINEVDAVKFELKKSEISQLEKMGLVPMVNEYGKIMAFSAKTLFTGDNIGLQTYSVVRVFDYVTKVLLDFLNRRAFENWNARNEDDLRRQIVTFLDGIKGPDKLIEKFKIVRFEQDKVNKDRVWLDIRLTPYFPTKSFVIKLDGHKGDDGNEWDAEYTQD; from the coding sequence ATGGATAGTAAATTACAGGCAGCAGAAAGCCAGCAACAGGGCCAACAGCAGCACTCAGCACAACAGAAAGGGAACGCACTTGCGGAACTCAATAAAATAGGCGGATTCGGATTCGTAGAATCTGTAGTGGACGGGATCGCCAATATGAACCCTACCAGAAAAGCCCGAAAAGAAATTTTCCTTAACGACAGCAATAAAGCTGACGAAAGAAAAGAACTGCTTCAGAAAATAAACCTCTGGGTAAGCCTTCTGGAAGGCAATGAATCAGCCGACGCTATGGCTGAAACCTGCAAAAACAAAGCACAGCAGGCAGATCAGAGCCTGAAAAGGAATCTTAAAAATACACTGGATGCTGTCCGTATGCTGGAAACCAACTACAGGACTGTAGCGCAGTTTTATAAAAATACCGAACTCGACAAAGTGGATAATGTGAGCATCGTGAATGCCAGCATTGACCAGGTTTCAGACCTGGACAATCCGATCTTCATCGAGGCTATCGGCGAAGAATTCAAAAATTACTATGACCGCCTGGATCTGAGGGATAACTATTCCATTCTGGCCATCCCGGGATATCTGGGATCCAACAAAGTGGTTGAAAAATGGGCCAAGATCTGTAATGAGAACAAAGTGATGATGGTAACGGATTTTGCCAACCTTGACAAACCGGATGATGTGGTAGACCTTTTCCATTCTGCTAACCTTACCGGCGGAGAGCTGCACAGAAGTAACGTCATTATGACCTGCAACTGGCTCGTAGGCCGTGGAAAAGCAGAAGAGGTGGGAGAAGAGGAAAACGTAGAGCTTCCGCCATCTACATCACTTGCCGGGAAAATCCATAAAACCCTGATGTCACAGGTGGCTGCGGGTAAAAAACACGGAAACATCAATGAAGTGGATGCCGTGAAATTTGAGCTTAAGAAAAGTGAGATTTCCCAGCTTGAAAAAATGGGATTGGTTCCGATGGTCAATGAATATGGTAAAATCATGGCATTCTCTGCCAAAACCCTGTTCACCGGAGACAATATCGGTCTTCAGACTTATTCCGTAGTCCGTGTATTTGATTACGTAACCAAAGTACTTCTTGATTTCCTCAACAGAAGAGCCTTCGAAAACTGGAATGCGAGAAATGAGGACGACCTGAGAAGACAGATCGTCACCTTCCTGGACGGTATCAAAGGTCCTGATAAACTGATTGAAAAATTCAAGATCGTACGTTTTGAGCAGGATAAAGTGAATAAAGACAGAGTATGGCTGGATATCCGTCTTACCCCGTATTTCCCTACCAAAAGTTTCGTTATTAAACTGGACGGACATAAAGGAGATGATGGTAACGAATGGGATGCAGAATATACACAGGATTAA